The Corallococcus caeni genome includes a region encoding these proteins:
- a CDS encoding RsmB/NOP family class I SAM-dependent RNA methyltransferase has translation MSRAQHERARPNPNRPLREDLILQACLEAYGGVRREGRLSDRALEFVLRRKTALYSTERRAVAERVYALLRRQRTVDFLLERSHRKFDALDATRQDVMRLAASRILHGEDPTYVARSSGLTGPDVSVLDRLPDAAAELDALPEAKRFPIAASLPDFLADRFRAVFGKDAARAAEAMNERAPLIVRANTLKGDRAQLQERLAAEDVESTKPTALSPFGLVMETRLNLFSLQDFKDGGFEIQDEGSQLLGMLVDAPPTRVVDACAGAGGKTLQLAAQMKNRGDLHALDVDEGRMEDLRKRARRAGVHNVRTQLIPHEGPDADAALTPLKGLADRVLVDAPCSGTGTFRRKPDARYRLTPEDLEMHVGRQKALLARFAMLVKPGGRLIYGTCSVLREENENVVEDFLSKHPDFSVRPVAEVLGAELGAKLGPGPFLRLAPHTHGTDGFFGAVLVKAK, from the coding sequence ATGAGCCGCGCCCAGCACGAACGCGCGCGCCCCAACCCCAACCGACCCCTGCGCGAGGACCTCATCCTCCAGGCGTGTCTGGAGGCCTACGGCGGCGTGCGGCGCGAGGGCCGCCTGTCCGACCGCGCGCTGGAGTTCGTGCTGCGCCGCAAGACGGCCCTCTACTCCACCGAGCGCCGCGCCGTGGCCGAGCGCGTCTACGCGCTGCTGCGCCGCCAGCGCACCGTGGACTTCCTCCTGGAGAGGTCGCACCGGAAGTTCGACGCGCTGGACGCCACGCGCCAGGACGTCATGCGGCTGGCCGCGTCCCGCATCCTCCACGGCGAGGACCCCACCTACGTCGCGCGCTCCAGCGGGCTCACCGGCCCGGACGTGTCCGTGCTCGACCGCCTGCCGGACGCCGCCGCGGAGCTGGACGCCCTGCCGGAGGCGAAGCGCTTCCCCATCGCCGCGTCGCTGCCGGACTTCCTCGCCGACCGCTTCCGCGCCGTCTTCGGCAAGGACGCCGCGCGCGCCGCCGAGGCCATGAACGAGCGCGCCCCGCTCATCGTCCGCGCCAACACGCTCAAGGGCGACCGCGCCCAGCTCCAGGAGCGCCTGGCCGCCGAGGACGTGGAGTCCACGAAGCCCACCGCGCTGTCCCCCTTCGGCCTCGTCATGGAGACGCGGCTCAACCTCTTCTCCCTCCAGGACTTCAAGGACGGCGGGTTCGAGATCCAGGACGAGGGCAGCCAGCTCCTGGGCATGCTCGTGGACGCGCCCCCCACCCGCGTGGTGGACGCGTGCGCGGGCGCGGGCGGCAAGACGCTCCAGCTGGCCGCGCAGATGAAGAACCGCGGCGACCTGCACGCGCTGGACGTGGACGAGGGCCGCATGGAGGACCTGCGCAAGCGCGCGCGCCGCGCCGGCGTGCACAACGTGCGCACGCAGCTCATCCCCCACGAGGGCCCGGACGCGGACGCCGCGCTCACGCCGCTCAAGGGGCTGGCGGACCGCGTGCTGGTGGACGCGCCGTGCAGCGGCACCGGCACCTTCCGCCGCAAGCCGGACGCGCGCTACCGCCTCACGCCGGAGGACCTGGAGATGCACGTGGGCCGGCAGAAGGCGCTGCTCGCGCGCTTCGCCATGCTGGTGAAGCCGGGCGGCCGGCTCATCTACGGCACGTGCAGCGTGCTGCGCGAGGAGAACGAGAACGTGGTGGAGGACTTCCTGTCCAAGCACCCCGACTTCAGCGTGCGCCCCGTGGCGGAGGTGCTGGGCGCGGAGCTGGGCGCGAAGCTGGGGCCCGGCCCCTTCCTGCGGCTGGCCCCGCACACCCACGGCACCGACGGCTTCTTCGGCGCCGTGCTCGTCAAGGCGAAGTAA
- a CDS encoding M61 family metallopeptidase, translated as MPLAVRYHVAMPRPHAHLFEVEAAFPAGPDVLDAVMPVWTPGSYLVREYARQVQDVTAQGPDGQPLPVRRVDKRTWRVDARGQAVTLRYRVYANELSVRTSHLDGSHAYFNGATVFLYTEGTRALPHHVTVDAPQGWRTFCALDSEGATFHAPDYDTLVDSPFEVGPHTPLTFTAAGVPHEVVVWGDSVPDAERLCADMQRICEAQARMYEGLPLKRYLFLVYLTDKGRGGLEHQASTALLFPRTGLSSNRGWEDFLTLVAHEYFHLWNIKRVKPRALVPFDYSQENYTTLLWAFEGGTAYYDNLFVRRAGLMSASRYLARLGETLSLLHSTPGRRVQTLTEASLVSWVKHYRPDEHSTNSAISYYLKGEVVCALLDLEVRRATRDARCLDDVMRLLWQRHGDGSGVPEDGVEKAASEVAGVDLTPFFDQAVRSTDDLDYGVFAHVGLELSFRMREAPNDKGGTPPRLKGEPRPKGWLGVTVRGSSTLSTVPEGTPALEAGLYPEDDVVALDGWRVDGAGLIARCEDKRPGDTVRVTLFRRDRLLEVPVVLGQKPADAAWLQRVERPTDAQKAAFQAWLGAPWDETPGPA; from the coding sequence ATGCCGCTCGCCGTCCGCTACCACGTCGCCATGCCCCGCCCGCATGCGCACCTGTTCGAGGTGGAGGCCGCCTTCCCCGCGGGGCCGGACGTGCTCGACGCGGTGATGCCGGTGTGGACGCCGGGCAGCTACCTGGTGCGCGAGTACGCCCGCCAGGTGCAGGACGTCACCGCGCAGGGCCCGGACGGACAGCCCCTGCCGGTGCGCCGCGTGGACAAGCGCACCTGGCGCGTGGACGCGAGGGGGCAGGCCGTCACCCTGCGCTACCGCGTCTACGCGAACGAGCTGTCCGTGCGCACCAGCCACCTGGACGGCAGCCACGCCTACTTCAACGGCGCCACCGTGTTCCTCTACACGGAGGGCACGCGCGCCCTGCCCCACCACGTCACCGTGGACGCGCCCCAGGGCTGGCGCACGTTCTGCGCGCTGGACTCGGAAGGGGCCACCTTCCACGCGCCGGACTACGACACGCTCGTGGACAGCCCCTTCGAGGTGGGCCCGCACACGCCGCTCACCTTCACCGCCGCGGGCGTGCCGCATGAGGTGGTGGTGTGGGGCGACAGCGTGCCGGACGCGGAGCGGCTGTGCGCGGACATGCAGCGCATCTGCGAGGCCCAGGCGCGCATGTACGAAGGCCTGCCGCTGAAGCGCTACCTGTTCCTCGTCTACCTCACCGACAAGGGCCGCGGCGGGCTGGAGCACCAGGCCTCCACCGCGCTGCTCTTCCCGCGCACGGGCCTGTCCTCGAACCGGGGCTGGGAGGACTTCCTCACGCTGGTGGCGCACGAGTACTTCCACCTGTGGAACATCAAGCGGGTGAAGCCGCGCGCGCTGGTGCCGTTCGACTACTCGCAGGAGAACTACACCACGCTCCTGTGGGCCTTCGAGGGCGGCACCGCGTACTACGACAACCTCTTCGTGCGCCGCGCGGGCCTGATGTCCGCCTCGCGCTACCTGGCCCGCCTGGGGGAGACGCTCAGCCTGCTGCACTCCACCCCGGGCCGCCGCGTGCAGACGCTCACGGAGGCGTCGCTCGTCAGCTGGGTGAAGCACTACCGCCCGGACGAGCACTCCACCAACAGCGCCATCTCCTACTACCTGAAGGGCGAGGTCGTCTGCGCGCTGCTGGACCTGGAGGTGCGCCGCGCCACCCGCGACGCCCGGTGCCTGGATGACGTCATGCGGTTGCTGTGGCAACGCCATGGCGACGGCTCCGGCGTGCCGGAGGACGGCGTGGAGAAGGCCGCGAGCGAGGTGGCGGGCGTGGACCTGACGCCCTTCTTCGACCAGGCGGTGCGCTCCACGGACGACCTGGACTACGGCGTCTTCGCGCACGTGGGGCTGGAGCTGTCCTTCCGCATGCGGGAGGCCCCCAACGACAAGGGCGGCACGCCGCCGCGCCTCAAGGGCGAGCCCCGGCCGAAGGGCTGGCTGGGCGTCACGGTGCGCGGCTCCTCCACGCTCTCCACCGTGCCGGAGGGCACGCCCGCGCTGGAGGCCGGCCTGTACCCGGAGGACGACGTGGTGGCGCTGGACGGCTGGCGCGTGGACGGCGCGGGGCTCATCGCCCGCTGCGAGGACAAGCGCCCCGGCGACACCGTGCGGGTGACGCTGTTCCGCCGCGACCGCCTGCTGGAGGTGCCGGTGGTGCTGGGCCAGAAGCCCGCGGACGCCGCGTGGCTCCAGCGCGTGGAGCGCCCCACGGACGCGCAGAAGGCCGCGTTCCAGGCGTGGCTGGGCGCCCCCTGGGATGAGACTCCCGGCCCGGCGTAG
- a CDS encoding tetratricopeptide repeat protein, which yields MAASLPAPPRCTGHPDAAAGWRCEHCEAALCPACVESRRMGTVEYSVCARCGGSASVLLRPRSGRALRSRLLEALRFPFSGPGLQRLMAVSGVLAVLHMLAVGVRILHVLPMTLALGVFWSAFFALVRGAARGDADPEGPGFTSLVQDNLVPGLRGLGVTVGVFLPALARAWHLLPPVSGFSVIVRLLYPLETLWVPDVRGDPLFWGLAGLGLLWLPWALLLAATSQSVRAALNPLRTLGCVRAVGLDAGLVTEVFVLLALVHGGLHWGAAWVVGLELPFASGLIAQVLTCLMPFSAASLLGLVLYVHGDALGYLPARDFLEPTLGDTAPQRTPTALREFPGLPSPDSPEPGAVDAEATRVQQLAELGAAVAARDVAKALALYGVLHVLPRLELSPAHHLFIGQAAAVEGDFPLSVKALEAAADTAPDEPTAPRALVLLARVQGEKLGNAVRAEEIYRYILHRYPDTDAARFAHARLPPAA from the coding sequence ATGGCCGCCTCCCTCCCCGCCCCACCCCGCTGCACCGGCCACCCGGACGCCGCCGCCGGCTGGCGCTGTGAACACTGCGAGGCCGCGCTGTGCCCCGCGTGCGTGGAGTCGCGGCGCATGGGCACGGTGGAGTACTCCGTGTGCGCGCGGTGCGGAGGCTCGGCGAGCGTGCTCCTGCGCCCACGCTCGGGGCGCGCCCTCCGGAGCCGGCTGCTGGAGGCGCTGCGCTTTCCGTTCAGCGGACCGGGCCTCCAGAGGCTCATGGCCGTCAGCGGGGTGCTGGCCGTGCTGCACATGCTCGCGGTGGGCGTGCGCATCCTCCACGTGCTGCCCATGACGCTCGCGCTGGGCGTCTTCTGGTCCGCCTTCTTCGCGCTCGTGCGCGGCGCGGCCCGGGGTGACGCGGATCCGGAGGGGCCCGGCTTCACCAGCCTCGTCCAGGACAACCTCGTGCCGGGCCTGCGCGGCCTGGGCGTCACCGTGGGCGTCTTCCTGCCCGCGCTCGCGCGCGCCTGGCACCTGCTGCCGCCCGTGTCCGGGTTCAGCGTCATCGTCCGGCTCCTGTACCCGCTGGAGACCCTGTGGGTGCCTGACGTGAGGGGCGACCCGCTCTTCTGGGGGCTCGCGGGCCTGGGACTGCTGTGGCTGCCGTGGGCGCTGCTGCTGGCCGCCACCTCACAGTCGGTGCGCGCCGCGCTGAACCCCTTGCGCACGCTCGGGTGCGTCCGGGCGGTGGGGCTCGACGCGGGGCTCGTGACGGAAGTGTTCGTGCTGCTGGCGCTGGTCCACGGCGGGCTGCACTGGGGCGCGGCGTGGGTCGTCGGGTTGGAGCTTCCCTTCGCGTCCGGGCTCATCGCGCAGGTCCTCACCTGCCTGATGCCCTTCAGCGCCGCGAGCCTGCTGGGGCTCGTGCTGTACGTGCACGGGGACGCGCTGGGCTACCTGCCCGCGCGCGACTTCCTGGAGCCCACGCTGGGGGACACCGCGCCCCAGCGCACGCCCACGGCCCTGCGCGAGTTTCCGGGGCTCCCCTCCCCGGACTCCCCGGAGCCCGGCGCCGTCGACGCCGAAGCCACCCGCGTCCAGCAGCTGGCCGAGCTGGGCGCGGCGGTGGCGGCGCGCGACGTGGCGAAGGCGCTGGCGCTGTACGGTGTGCTGCACGTTCTGCCCCGCCTGGAGCTTTCGCCGGCGCACCATCTGTTCATTGGCCAGGCCGCGGCGGTGGAAGGAGATTTCCCACTGTCGGTCAAAGCTTTGGAAGCCGCGGCGGACACGGCGCCGGATGAGCCCACCGCGCCGCGCGCGCTGGTGCTCCTGGCGCGCGTGCAGGGGGAGAAGTTGGGAAACGCGGTGCGCGCGGAGGAAATCTACCGGTACATCCTGCATCGCTATCCGGACACCGATGCGGCACGTTTTGCCCATGCGCGGCTGCCGCCCGCCGCCTGA
- a CDS encoding carboxypeptidase-like regulatory domain-containing protein has translation MGRVGGVGMRKQLRTYGWLGLLASVLLTGCDDAPSANRHEDTCAEPLSLRVEVMSSDGAYIQGASVTATNLESNVSITGVTDDRGVTTAINETLAPSPIRVMATAGSHVTPAERVEWTCDGCHCTPVPATVTLHLKD, from the coding sequence ATGGGACGGGTCGGGGGCGTGGGGATGCGGAAGCAGTTGAGGACGTATGGATGGTTGGGGCTCCTCGCGAGCGTGCTGCTGACGGGCTGTGATGACGCCCCCAGCGCGAACCGGCACGAGGACACCTGCGCGGAGCCGCTGTCGCTGCGCGTGGAGGTGATGTCGTCGGACGGCGCGTACATCCAGGGCGCGTCCGTGACGGCCACCAACCTGGAGAGCAACGTCAGCATCACCGGCGTGACGGATGACCGCGGCGTCACCACGGCCATCAACGAAACGCTCGCGCCCAGCCCCATCCGCGTGATGGCCACGGCGGGCTCGCACGTGACGCCCGCGGAGCGCGTGGAGTGGACGTGCGACGGGTGTCACTGCACGCCTGTTCCCGCCACGGTGACGCTCCATCTCAAGGATTGA
- a CDS encoding ribonuclease HII, which produces MSAESVQALLECSVTELTGRFVTQAQPLPQGLLEALEADPRQGAQALARKLRSRQEKNRAEGQRLRHLLKFETELWEQGLLKVAGVDEAGMAPLAGPVVAAAAILPRGYKLKGLDDSKKILDPDKREALAEALKRDVVAWAVGRAEVDEIDQINIYHAGLLAMRRAVEGLGLTPDYVLVDARTIPQCPSPQRGIIKGDSLSLSIAAASVLAKTTRDRLMAELDAQYPGYGLAAHKGYPTAQHVQAIQARGVLPIHRRSFGPVREALGLAQPSGPVPMQSELFAATPVPMAKR; this is translated from the coding sequence ATGTCCGCAGAGAGTGTGCAGGCGCTGCTTGAATGCTCGGTCACCGAGCTGACCGGGCGGTTCGTCACCCAGGCGCAGCCGCTCCCCCAGGGGCTGCTGGAGGCGCTGGAAGCAGATCCACGCCAGGGCGCGCAGGCGCTCGCGCGGAAGCTGCGCTCGCGGCAGGAGAAGAACCGCGCGGAAGGTCAGCGGCTGCGGCACCTGCTGAAGTTCGAGACGGAGCTGTGGGAGCAGGGTCTCTTGAAGGTGGCGGGCGTGGACGAGGCGGGCATGGCGCCGCTCGCGGGCCCCGTCGTCGCGGCGGCGGCCATCCTGCCCAGGGGCTACAAGCTCAAGGGGCTGGATGACTCGAAGAAGATATTGGACCCGGACAAGCGCGAGGCGCTGGCGGAGGCCCTCAAGCGCGACGTGGTGGCGTGGGCGGTGGGCCGGGCGGAGGTGGATGAGATTGATCAAATCAACATCTACCACGCGGGCCTGCTGGCCATGCGGCGCGCGGTGGAGGGGCTGGGGCTGACGCCGGACTACGTGCTGGTGGACGCGCGCACGATTCCCCAGTGCCCCTCTCCGCAGCGGGGGATCATCAAGGGGGACTCGCTGTCGTTGAGCATCGCGGCGGCGTCCGTGCTGGCGAAGACGACGCGCGACCGGCTGATGGCGGAGCTGGACGCGCAGTACCCCGGCTACGGGCTGGCGGCGCACAAGGGCTACCCCACCGCGCAGCACGTGCAGGCCATCCAGGCCCGGGGCGTGCTGCCCATCCACCGCCGGAGCTTCGGCCCGGTGCGCGAGGCGCTCGGACTGGCGCAGCCCTCCGGGCCCGTCCCGATGCAGTCGGAGCTGTTCGCCGCTACTCCTGTTCCGATGGCGAAGCGATGA
- a CDS encoding MarR family winged helix-turn-helix transcriptional regulator produces MPPLTRKAETFSALVLEVFQLNGRLLQAGDRLSAPAGLTSARWQVLGVIDHGPATVAAVARTMGLARQSVQQTADALASDGFVEYVENPHHQRAKCVSLTAAGRRALRKVELAQAEWADRMAASLAPALLASALKGLREARLRLEKDLSVEERLHEG; encoded by the coding sequence ATGCCACCCCTGACCCGGAAAGCAGAGACCTTCAGCGCCCTGGTGCTGGAGGTGTTCCAACTGAATGGGCGGCTGCTCCAGGCCGGGGATCGGCTGAGCGCCCCGGCGGGATTGACGAGCGCCCGCTGGCAGGTGCTGGGCGTCATTGACCACGGCCCCGCGACGGTGGCGGCGGTGGCACGCACGATGGGGCTTGCGCGGCAGAGCGTGCAGCAGACGGCGGACGCGCTCGCGAGCGACGGGTTCGTGGAGTACGTCGAAAACCCGCATCACCAGCGTGCGAAGTGCGTCTCACTCACCGCCGCCGGGCGCCGCGCCTTGCGCAAGGTCGAGCTGGCGCAAGCCGAGTGGGCGGACCGGATGGCCGCGAGCCTCGCTCCAGCGCTCCTGGCCTCGGCGCTCAAGGGACTCCGTGAAGCGCGCCTGCGTCTGGAGAAGGACCTGTCCGTGGAGGAGCGCCTCCATGAAGGGTGA
- a CDS encoding bleomycin resistance protein, with protein MKGDTSIPLLPCVELAPTLEFYALLGFEVTYQQRAPNPYAATRRGGAQLHFFGLKGLDPLKAFSSCLIIVDEVEELHARFLAALRTAHGRIPLRGLPRMTRMRKGQTRFTVVDPSGNSVMFIRRDEPSGYGDDADASTTVLGKALKTARRLRDFKGDDAAAAKVLDVALKKVGAGTTMERARALVARAELAVALGDTPDALERVRDLGALPLSEAEHEALRLELEASGSNLPSPVT; from the coding sequence ATGAAGGGTGACACATCCATCCCCCTGCTCCCTTGCGTGGAGCTCGCGCCGACGCTCGAGTTCTATGCCCTGCTGGGGTTCGAGGTGACGTACCAGCAGCGGGCTCCGAACCCCTACGCGGCGACCCGGCGGGGTGGCGCCCAGCTCCACTTCTTCGGCCTGAAGGGGTTGGATCCACTGAAGGCCTTCAGCAGTTGTCTGATCATCGTGGACGAGGTGGAGGAGCTGCACGCGCGCTTCCTGGCCGCGCTGCGAACGGCCCATGGCCGGATTCCCCTCCGGGGTCTCCCGCGAATGACTCGCATGAGGAAGGGGCAGACGCGCTTCACCGTCGTCGACCCCTCCGGCAACTCCGTCATGTTCATCCGGAGGGACGAGCCGAGCGGCTACGGAGACGACGCGGACGCCTCGACCACCGTCCTCGGCAAGGCCCTCAAGACCGCCCGGCGCCTGCGCGACTTCAAGGGCGATGACGCCGCGGCCGCGAAGGTCCTGGACGTGGCGCTGAAGAAGGTCGGCGCCGGGACGACGATGGAGCGGGCACGGGCACTCGTGGCCCGGGCGGAGCTGGCCGTGGCCCTGGGGGACACGCCTGACGCCCTGGAGCGGGTGCGGGACCTCGGCGCCCTTCCGCTCTCGGAGGCAGAGCACGAGGCGCTCCGCTTGGAGTTGGAGGCCTCCGGATCGAATCTTCCATCGCCCGTCACGTAG
- a CDS encoding bile acid:sodium symporter family protein, producing the protein MQSSAITEVFLPIALGVIMLGLGLSLTLADFRRVALYPRAALVGLGCQTLLMPGVCYAIATGFGLPPQLAVGLMLLSATPGGATANLFSHLAKGDVALNVSLTAVNSVLSLLTLPLIVNFSLAHFMGEERAIPLQFAKIVQVFGIVLVPISLGMWVRAKRPALAEGLDRPVRIVSALFLVLVVLAATLKERDQLVMYFQSVGLAALAFNLASMAVGFVVPVLLRVERKQAVAIAMEVGIHNGTLAIAIASSPRLLNDGVMAIPAAIYSVIMFFTAGVFGALMARRQAAGATAEALHPRQVP; encoded by the coding sequence ATGCAGAGCAGTGCCATCACCGAGGTGTTCCTGCCGATTGCCCTGGGGGTGATCATGCTCGGCCTTGGGCTGAGCCTCACCCTCGCGGACTTCCGCCGCGTGGCGTTGTATCCGCGCGCGGCGCTGGTGGGCCTGGGCTGTCAGACGCTGCTCATGCCTGGGGTCTGTTACGCCATCGCGACCGGCTTCGGGCTGCCTCCGCAGCTCGCCGTGGGGTTGATGCTGCTCTCCGCCACGCCGGGCGGCGCGACCGCGAACCTGTTCAGCCATCTGGCCAAGGGCGATGTCGCGCTGAACGTCAGCCTGACGGCGGTCAACAGCGTGCTGTCGCTGCTCACGCTGCCGCTCATCGTGAACTTCTCCCTGGCGCACTTCATGGGGGAGGAGCGGGCCATTCCGTTGCAGTTCGCCAAGATCGTCCAGGTGTTCGGCATCGTCCTGGTGCCCATCTCGCTGGGAATGTGGGTGCGCGCGAAGCGGCCGGCGCTCGCGGAGGGCCTGGACCGGCCCGTGCGCATCGTCTCGGCGCTGTTCCTGGTGCTCGTGGTGCTCGCGGCGACCCTCAAGGAGCGGGATCAGCTGGTCATGTACTTCCAGAGCGTGGGGCTCGCGGCGCTTGCCTTCAACCTGGCCAGCATGGCGGTGGGCTTCGTGGTGCCCGTCCTGCTGCGCGTCGAGCGCAAGCAGGCGGTGGCGATCGCGATGGAGGTGGGCATCCACAACGGCACGCTCGCCATCGCCATCGCCTCCAGCCCCCGGTTGCTCAATGACGGCGTGATGGCCATCCCCGCGGCCATCTACAGCGTCATCATGTTCTTCACCGCCGGAGTCTTCGGCGCCCTGATGGCCCGGAGACAGGCCGCGGGCGCGACCGCGGAGGCCCTCCATCCGCGTCAGGTTCCCTGA